The following proteins come from a genomic window of Ilumatobacter coccineus YM16-304:
- a CDS encoding BTAD domain-containing putative transcriptional regulator, with the protein MIDRARIVRLLNQRFDHRVTTVIAEAGFGKSTALALAAENNRLDPVGRDVWLAADRDDGRPDHFVGGLATALGIDQSTVDDGRLERIIDAIWSQAPTDVAIVIDDAHRLDGTASMQVLAELLSRLPANGHLVLAGRSTPDIPLARLRAHGELLEIDERNLEFDDDELARLRQLRRQHDAMSLPRHAATADLRLAAGLDAGAAFLWEEILASYDTDRLTALRRVAVLDELDDELVDAITDGAFDCTTLLAGTPLVERSDDGTHRLHDILREALIARLEPGERRKTLAIAADTERRRERFPRAVELYDESGDPIGALETARAFALAPTMLQTLDAVHTTRRIARGIDPDAAVCKVLDAISRFAGLEGQLAAMFLEAGAAARADGDDELEALAMYRAAQTQLLHHADDYWATYDRIVELAEHNEFAAGVEAYLSSIHHQLDGDADAALAALDRIHGLGRSTELVARAERLYDLARPELVAVGLTSDDVAHLTPGATAFIGISIWIRGDSSPDASAAAVSDSIERTLRQGFTHPAVSTLGTGALIALAAGHDDVARRYAEHAADLARSGVGQSILEVVIVARAAVAAVLDGDAAASAILAEHQPHPQYVDEHNNWPSRAHLAALTMVYVCQPSLRPMLDRVDLGSAGSAAVAAGRAVIAMREHDDAAPAADLPWHQVDLLRANVLPTHLAELACAAMSVGSEAAADVLHALPHERRLLQRVVEVSGRSAARVAADVLGDIPQAEPFRLDITTLGPVELHRDGQPVTAPEIVKRPKVRELLGLLAERRRVDRREIIDLLWPEHDDERALASLRTTLSTLNNALEPDRVKGTSAFHLAIDGESVALDDRVGHDVVEFERLVEAARADDRSGLPARALDTYVAAIEIYRGDYLAGFDVSWVVLTRLRLRSLAVTTLCRIAELVAARGEPEQAARWAGQAREIDPLNERAGRQFVAALEASGDRSAARTAMRSLVDTLDDADIVPDAATVRLAARLG; encoded by the coding sequence GTGATCGATCGCGCGCGGATCGTCCGTCTGCTCAACCAGCGTTTCGACCATCGGGTCACGACCGTCATCGCCGAAGCCGGGTTCGGCAAGAGCACGGCGCTGGCCCTGGCCGCCGAGAACAATCGCCTCGACCCGGTCGGCCGCGACGTCTGGCTCGCCGCCGACCGTGACGACGGCCGACCCGATCACTTCGTCGGCGGCCTGGCGACGGCCCTCGGCATCGACCAGTCGACCGTCGACGACGGTCGGCTCGAACGGATCATCGACGCCATCTGGTCGCAGGCCCCGACCGACGTGGCGATCGTGATCGACGACGCGCATCGTCTCGACGGCACCGCGTCGATGCAGGTGCTCGCAGAACTGCTCTCGCGGCTGCCGGCCAACGGTCACCTGGTGCTCGCCGGGCGCAGCACTCCCGACATCCCGCTGGCCCGCCTCCGAGCCCATGGTGAGCTCCTCGAGATCGACGAACGCAACCTCGAGTTCGACGACGACGAACTCGCCCGGCTCCGACAACTGCGCCGACAGCACGACGCGATGTCGCTGCCACGGCACGCGGCGACCGCCGACCTGCGCCTCGCCGCCGGGCTCGACGCAGGAGCCGCGTTCCTCTGGGAAGAGATCCTGGCGTCGTACGACACCGATCGACTCACCGCGCTGCGCCGCGTCGCGGTGCTCGACGAACTCGACGACGAACTCGTCGACGCCATCACCGATGGCGCATTCGACTGCACGACCCTGCTCGCCGGAACCCCACTCGTCGAACGCAGCGACGACGGCACCCACCGACTCCACGACATCTTGCGCGAAGCCCTCATCGCTCGGCTCGAACCCGGCGAGCGACGCAAGACGCTGGCCATCGCCGCCGACACCGAGCGACGACGCGAACGATTCCCGCGGGCGGTCGAACTGTACGACGAGTCGGGCGACCCGATCGGCGCGCTCGAGACGGCTCGGGCGTTCGCGCTCGCACCGACGATGCTCCAGACGCTCGATGCGGTGCACACGACTCGGCGCATCGCCCGCGGCATCGACCCGGACGCAGCCGTGTGCAAGGTGCTCGACGCCATCAGCCGATTCGCCGGCCTCGAAGGGCAGCTCGCGGCGATGTTTCTCGAAGCCGGCGCGGCAGCCCGCGCCGATGGCGACGACGAACTCGAGGCACTGGCGATGTACCGGGCGGCGCAGACCCAGCTCCTGCACCACGCCGACGACTACTGGGCGACGTACGACCGCATCGTCGAGCTCGCCGAGCACAACGAGTTCGCGGCCGGTGTCGAGGCCTACCTGTCGTCGATCCACCATCAGCTCGACGGTGATGCCGACGCCGCACTCGCCGCACTCGACCGCATCCACGGTCTCGGCCGCTCGACCGAACTCGTCGCCAGGGCGGAGCGGCTCTACGACCTCGCCCGCCCCGAACTCGTCGCCGTGGGCCTCACCTCCGACGACGTCGCGCACCTCACACCGGGTGCCACGGCGTTCATCGGCATCTCGATCTGGATTCGCGGCGATTCGTCACCCGACGCGTCGGCGGCCGCCGTCAGTGACTCGATCGAGCGAACGCTGCGTCAGGGTTTCACGCACCCCGCCGTGAGCACCCTCGGCACCGGCGCGCTCATCGCGCTCGCCGCCGGGCACGACGACGTCGCCCGCCGCTACGCGGAACACGCGGCCGATCTCGCCCGCAGCGGCGTCGGCCAGTCCATCCTCGAGGTGGTGATCGTCGCTCGCGCTGCGGTCGCCGCCGTGCTCGACGGCGATGCTGCCGCGTCAGCGATCCTCGCCGAGCACCAGCCCCACCCGCAGTACGTCGACGAGCACAACAACTGGCCGAGTCGGGCACACCTCGCCGCGCTCACGATGGTCTACGTCTGCCAGCCGTCGCTGCGCCCGATGCTCGATCGAGTCGACCTGGGTTCGGCCGGCTCAGCAGCGGTGGCGGCGGGCCGAGCGGTGATCGCGATGCGCGAGCACGACGACGCCGCTCCGGCAGCCGATCTGCCGTGGCATCAGGTCGACCTGCTGCGTGCCAACGTGCTCCCCACGCATCTCGCCGAACTCGCGTGCGCGGCGATGAGCGTCGGCAGCGAGGCCGCGGCCGACGTGCTCCATGCCCTCCCACACGAGCGACGCCTCCTGCAGCGCGTCGTCGAGGTGTCGGGGCGATCGGCAGCGCGCGTCGCCGCCGATGTGCTCGGCGACATCCCACAGGCCGAACCGTTCCGACTCGACATCACGACGCTGGGTCCGGTCGAACTCCATCGAGACGGGCAACCGGTCACGGCGCCCGAGATCGTGAAACGGCCGAAGGTCCGCGAACTGCTCGGACTGCTCGCCGAGCGCCGACGCGTCGATCGGCGCGAGATCATCGACCTGCTGTGGCCCGAGCACGACGACGAACGTGCGCTGGCGAGTCTGCGAACCACGCTGTCGACGCTCAACAATGCACTCGAGCCCGACCGGGTCAAGGGCACGTCTGCATTCCACCTCGCGATCGATGGCGAGTCGGTCGCACTCGACGATCGCGTCGGGCACGACGTCGTCGAGTTCGAACGTCTCGTCGAGGCGGCCCGAGCCGATGACCGGTCGGGCCTGCCGGCGCGTGCCCTCGACACGTACGTCGCCGCGATCGAGATCTACCGGGGCGACTACCTCGCCGGCTTCGACGTGAGCTGGGTGGTGCTGACGCGCCTCCGACTCCGGTCGCTCGCCGTCACCACCCTGTGCCGCATCGCGGAACTCGTCGCCGCACGCGGCGAACCCGAACAGGCAGCTCGCTGGGCGGGGCAGGCGCGAGAGATCGACCCGCTCAACGAACGCGCCGGCCGGCAGTTCGTCGCGGCGCTCGAAGCGAGCGGCGACCGGTCGGCTGCACGCACCGCCATGCGCTCGCTCGTCGACACGCTGGACGATGCCGACATCGTTCCCGACGCGGCGACGGTCAGACTCGCCGCACGTCTGGGCTGA
- a CDS encoding alpha/beta fold hydrolase — protein sequence MSAPASRRRVRTSSEFGGIDIELTDAGPADGPVVVLAHGFPESSYSWRHQIEPLAAAGYRVLVPDQRGYGFSSTPRDVDAYRSDRLCADLVALIDDVGADDALYVGHDWGALLGWDIARFHPDRIRGLVNVSVPYTPWPMPPTALFEATYGDRFFYMLYFQPVGPAEAEFDADPRESMRKWLWIGSAEGYRTPPDVADIVPADGNGFFDAATADGPAPDGIPPWMTEADLDRYTEQFTNSGFFGPVSWYRNLDADHELTKDLPAPAMPTAFIGGDRDMVIAHRMEYVDSMQTTLPDFRGSTIIADAGHWTQQEKPSEFNEALLAALRTVDD from the coding sequence ATGAGCGCCCCTGCCTCCCGTCGACGTGTCCGTACTTCCAGCGAGTTCGGCGGGATCGACATCGAGTTGACCGACGCCGGACCGGCCGACGGCCCGGTCGTCGTATTGGCGCACGGCTTCCCCGAGTCGTCGTACTCATGGCGCCACCAGATCGAGCCCCTCGCCGCCGCGGGATACCGCGTGCTCGTCCCCGACCAGCGCGGCTACGGGTTCTCGTCGACACCACGCGACGTCGACGCCTATCGCTCCGATCGGCTCTGCGCCGACCTGGTGGCACTGATCGACGACGTCGGCGCCGACGACGCGCTCTACGTCGGCCACGACTGGGGAGCGCTCCTCGGCTGGGACATCGCCCGATTCCACCCCGACCGGATCCGCGGCCTCGTCAACGTGAGCGTGCCGTACACACCGTGGCCGATGCCGCCGACCGCACTGTTCGAGGCGACCTACGGCGACCGGTTCTTCTACATGCTCTACTTCCAACCCGTCGGGCCGGCCGAGGCCGAGTTCGACGCCGACCCGCGCGAGAGCATGCGCAAGTGGCTGTGGATCGGCAGCGCCGAGGGGTACCGCACGCCGCCCGACGTGGCCGACATCGTGCCCGCCGACGGCAACGGGTTCTTCGACGCTGCCACCGCCGACGGCCCCGCCCCCGACGGCATCCCGCCGTGGATGACCGAGGCCGATCTCGATCGCTACACCGAACAGTTCACGAACTCCGGCTTCTTCGGTCCGGTCAGCTGGTACCGCAACCTCGACGCCGACCACGAACTCACCAAGGATCTGCCCGCGCCGGCGATGCCGACCGCGTTCATCGGCGGTGACCGTGACATGGTGATCGCACACCGCATGGAGTACGTCGACTCGATGCAGACCACGCTCCCCGACTTCCGCGGCTCGACGATCATCGCCGACGCCGGACACTGGACGCAGCAGGAGAAGCCGAGCGAGTTCAACGAAGCGCTGCTCGCCGCGCTGCGCACCGTCGACGACTGA
- a CDS encoding Fic family protein, which produces MHRRGHVTSVLGTDTPYVLHALAESRNPGGSETNPGLPRLVEAGFDPTQSAFLPPPAHECEALVSALVDVANVDEVPAIVRAGWACATLLAVHPFVDGNGRTARLVFQLLASSDEELGFDWGTVEQWAMRRVPYVRALKASQAPSLPGYDGRRVDTSPFIEFAVRTSIDGAEVGVQRMAWFATAWDLLAGEVDADSDDGLAVIVELTVGSAWSASLAEIEEVVGLPHATIAVNRLVRDGRLIWDRRRLLRLSPDHPLRALR; this is translated from the coding sequence ATGCATCGTCGCGGTCACGTCACCAGCGTGCTCGGCACCGACACTCCATACGTTCTCCACGCGCTCGCGGAGAGTCGCAATCCGGGGGGCTCCGAAACGAATCCCGGGTTGCCTCGTCTCGTCGAGGCGGGGTTCGACCCCACGCAGTCGGCGTTCCTTCCACCGCCGGCTCACGAGTGCGAAGCGTTGGTGAGCGCCTTGGTCGACGTGGCCAACGTCGACGAGGTTCCGGCGATCGTTCGAGCCGGATGGGCGTGCGCGACGCTGCTCGCGGTCCATCCCTTCGTCGATGGCAACGGGCGCACGGCGCGTCTGGTCTTCCAACTCCTCGCCAGTTCCGACGAGGAACTGGGCTTCGACTGGGGCACGGTGGAGCAATGGGCCATGCGGCGCGTACCGTACGTCCGCGCTTTGAAGGCGAGTCAAGCTCCGTCGCTACCCGGCTATGACGGTCGACGGGTCGACACGTCGCCATTCATCGAGTTCGCGGTTCGCACGTCGATCGACGGTGCGGAGGTCGGAGTGCAACGAATGGCGTGGTTCGCCACCGCGTGGGATCTGCTCGCAGGTGAGGTTGACGCCGACAGCGACGACGGCTTGGCGGTGATCGTCGAGTTGACGGTGGGCAGCGCCTGGTCAGCTTCGCTCGCCGAGATCGAGGAGGTCGTCGGCCTTCCGCATGCGACCATCGCCGTCAATCGACTGGTGCGTGACGGTCGGCTGATCTGGGATCGGCGTCGGCTGCTGCGCCTGAGCCCCGATCATCCGCTTCGGGCGTTGCGCTGA
- a CDS encoding Bax inhibitor-1/YccA family protein — protein sequence MSNPLFNEKRMNEDRAGWAAPAMGSSIITDPGAPAGAPINDGPVSSWNKEVMTLNGTITATASLFILLLISAAFGWMASSGPTLENGQETYQFPAIATIGIVVGFVAVIASSFKPMWAKFLGPVYALAYGFAVGAISHGYETFYDGIVLQAAGATVAVVASMLLLYATGIIKVTERFRKIVIGATMGIMLLYLVSFIINLFGGDVAFLRSASPLGILFSVFVCGLAAFNLALDFDLIERGVAQRFPKAYEWVAALGLVVTIVWLYLEILRLLAKLQQR from the coding sequence ATGTCGAATCCACTGTTCAACGAAAAGCGGATGAACGAAGACCGCGCCGGCTGGGCCGCCCCAGCGATGGGCTCCTCCATCATCACCGACCCCGGCGCCCCCGCAGGTGCGCCGATCAACGACGGACCCGTCAGCTCCTGGAACAAGGAGGTGATGACGCTCAACGGCACCATCACCGCCACGGCGTCGCTGTTCATCCTCCTCCTCATCTCCGCCGCATTCGGCTGGATGGCCTCGTCGGGCCCCACGCTCGAGAACGGTCAGGAGACCTACCAGTTCCCGGCCATCGCCACGATCGGCATCGTCGTCGGTTTCGTCGCCGTCATCGCGTCGTCGTTCAAGCCGATGTGGGCCAAGTTCCTCGGTCCGGTCTACGCCCTCGCGTACGGCTTCGCCGTCGGCGCCATCTCGCACGGTTACGAGACGTTCTACGACGGGATCGTGCTGCAGGCCGCTGGGGCCACCGTCGCCGTCGTCGCCTCGATGCTGCTGCTCTACGCAACGGGCATCATCAAGGTCACCGAGCGGTTCCGCAAGATCGTCATCGGCGCAACGATGGGCATCATGCTCCTCTACCTGGTGTCGTTCATCATCAACCTCTTCGGTGGTGACGTCGCCTTCCTCCGGAGCGCGAGCCCGCTCGGCATCTTGTTCTCGGTCTTCGTCTGCGGTCTCGCGGCGTTCAACCTGGCGCTCGACTTCGACCTGATCGAACGGGGTGTCGCCCAGCGCTTCCCCAAGGCCTACGAGTGGGTCGCCGCACTCGGCCTCGTGGTCACCATCGTGTGGCTCTACCTCGAGATCCTGCGTCTGCTCGCCAAGCTGCAGCAGCGCTGA
- a CDS encoding BTAD domain-containing putative transcriptional regulator, whose product MDPTQPSRRMHLIERPRIERRLALRFEHRVTTMIAPAGAGKTSAIALAIENNRLDPRGRDLYVPLSTAIEDPVDLHTAVLRQAGSEPVGGETLDRLRRSLVDLVWAAAPDELAVTLDDAHLLGSAAVGELAWLTAELPSNGHLVLLSRHEVAVPLARLRAHRNVLAIDDAELDLDDDELTELRAARQTLDDGADDIELPRHAATADLRLAAGSSASADFLHEEVLTGIDADRLGALRRLAVLDDDFDDDFVELFTDHRFGADELLRGLPLVERRTDGTYRLHALLRDALARDHPAADRRKAASLAADLRYERGLHVAAIRLHLVANDEIGAREVARGFINSPTVSQTSPAIAEVTRLVEQIDRDGPLLEILRVARRHNGLEPAMVDDMRAAAASARRHGDAELEALALHRAFQAQFADLDGDAVEGEHLDRLVELAEVVPFARGALAHVRSQLAQHVGDVDTAMRELADYELLGPAGHIVSMSQRLIDLGHPERVGEGLTPSQLADLPEGYEVFVAYAMWLRGEESPEFAHEFVEAMLVEMEARGVREGVIAMLSVATSIALAAGDDAAARRRSELANSLIGPSEDRGSEVFGDIAAASVAAVVESDERAAEMLAASVATTRSPVWPSRAQLLALPLAYALQPGFRPTLDRMRVGRSLTIALDAGRALVALRDGDATLAARLPWSKMNVLRVHVLPHHLVELACAAIHEGTDAATDALAAIPNLDRNLGRVVAEGRSVASEQAAELLGQRRPEAPHTVELRLLGPVTLMRNGVEVVDADWVRRVRVRELLALLAERRRLTRHELLGAMWGDHDDDHKADTNLRTTMSRLQRVLEPERGSNEPYFLRSVGDLVTLHGDVATDVDEFERLIGEARRADDAGTPARALDRYRAALDLYRGDYVHGFDVGWAVLTRTRLRALAVNAMCRVGELVAARGEPEEAARWAQRALDADELSERAAMLFVAALGASGDRAAAARSVGLMTQRFADHGIDIGRDAHRVFDRWR is encoded by the coding sequence ATGGATCCGACGCAGCCGAGCCGACGCATGCATCTGATCGAGCGGCCGCGGATCGAGCGGCGACTCGCCCTGCGCTTCGAGCACCGGGTCACGACCATGATCGCGCCGGCGGGAGCGGGGAAGACCTCGGCGATCGCGCTCGCGATCGAGAACAACCGTCTCGATCCGCGCGGCCGCGACCTGTACGTGCCGCTCAGCACCGCGATCGAGGACCCCGTCGATCTCCACACCGCCGTACTCCGACAGGCGGGCAGCGAACCCGTCGGCGGCGAGACGCTCGATCGACTTCGCCGGAGTCTCGTCGACCTCGTGTGGGCGGCGGCTCCCGACGAACTGGCGGTCACGCTCGACGACGCCCACCTGCTCGGATCCGCCGCGGTCGGTGAGCTCGCCTGGCTCACCGCCGAACTCCCGTCCAACGGTCATCTGGTGTTGCTCTCTCGCCACGAGGTCGCCGTGCCGCTCGCCCGGCTGCGAGCGCACCGCAACGTCCTCGCCATCGACGACGCCGAACTCGATCTCGACGACGACGAACTCACCGAACTGCGCGCCGCCCGGCAGACGCTCGACGACGGCGCCGACGACATCGAACTGCCGCGTCACGCTGCCACCGCCGATCTGCGTCTGGCGGCGGGTTCGTCGGCCAGCGCCGACTTCCTGCACGAGGAGGTGCTGACCGGCATCGACGCCGACCGGCTCGGTGCGCTGCGTCGACTCGCCGTGCTCGACGACGACTTCGACGACGACTTCGTCGAGTTGTTCACCGACCATCGCTTCGGCGCCGACGAACTCCTGCGCGGGCTCCCCCTCGTCGAACGACGGACCGACGGCACCTACCGGCTGCACGCGCTGCTGCGCGACGCGCTCGCCCGCGACCATCCCGCCGCCGATCGACGCAAGGCCGCCTCGCTCGCGGCCGACCTGCGGTACGAGCGTGGCCTCCACGTCGCCGCCATTCGTCTGCACCTCGTCGCCAACGACGAGATCGGGGCGCGCGAAGTCGCCCGCGGATTCATCAACTCGCCGACGGTCAGCCAGACCTCACCCGCCATCGCCGAGGTCACCCGGCTCGTCGAACAGATCGACCGCGACGGTCCGCTGCTCGAGATCCTGCGCGTCGCCCGACGACACAACGGGCTCGAACCCGCGATGGTCGACGACATGCGCGCCGCCGCAGCGTCGGCACGACGGCACGGCGACGCCGAACTCGAAGCCCTGGCCCTGCACCGTGCGTTCCAGGCCCAGTTCGCCGACCTCGACGGCGATGCGGTCGAGGGCGAGCACCTCGACCGGCTGGTCGAACTCGCCGAGGTCGTGCCGTTCGCCCGAGGAGCGCTCGCCCACGTCCGTTCGCAGCTCGCCCAGCACGTCGGCGACGTCGACACCGCGATGCGCGAACTCGCCGACTACGAACTGCTCGGCCCGGCAGGGCACATCGTGTCGATGAGCCAGCGCCTCATCGACCTGGGCCACCCGGAGCGGGTGGGCGAAGGACTCACACCGAGCCAGCTCGCCGACCTGCCCGAGGGGTACGAGGTGTTCGTCGCCTACGCGATGTGGCTGCGCGGTGAGGAGAGCCCCGAGTTCGCCCACGAGTTCGTCGAGGCGATGCTCGTCGAGATGGAGGCGCGCGGCGTCCGAGAGGGTGTCATCGCGATGCTCTCGGTGGCCACGTCGATCGCCCTGGCCGCCGGTGACGACGCCGCCGCCCGTCGTCGGTCGGAACTGGCCAACAGTCTGATCGGACCGAGTGAAGACCGCGGGTCGGAGGTGTTCGGCGACATCGCCGCTGCCTCGGTCGCGGCGGTCGTCGAATCCGACGAGCGGGCGGCCGAGATGCTCGCTGCGTCGGTGGCGACGACGCGCTCGCCGGTGTGGCCATCGCGAGCGCAGCTGCTCGCCCTGCCCCTCGCCTACGCGCTCCAACCCGGCTTCCGCCCGACTCTCGACCGCATGCGGGTGGGCCGGTCGCTGACGATCGCGCTCGATGCCGGGCGCGCGCTGGTGGCGCTGCGCGACGGCGACGCGACCCTCGCCGCACGTCTGCCCTGGTCGAAGATGAACGTGTTGCGCGTCCACGTGCTCCCGCACCACCTCGTCGAGCTGGCCTGCGCCGCGATCCACGAAGGCACCGACGCAGCAACCGACGCGCTCGCGGCCATTCCGAACCTCGACCGCAACCTCGGTCGGGTCGTCGCCGAGGGCCGGTCGGTCGCCAGCGAGCAGGCGGCCGAGCTGCTCGGCCAGCGTCGCCCGGAGGCACCGCACACCGTCGAGCTCCGTCTGCTCGGTCCGGTCACGCTGATGCGCAACGGCGTCGAGGTCGTCGATGCCGACTGGGTCCGACGCGTGCGCGTCCGCGAACTCCTCGCGCTCCTCGCCGAGCGCCGCCGTCTCACCCGACACGAACTCCTCGGCGCGATGTGGGGCGACCACGACGACGACCACAAGGCCGACACCAATCTCCGCACGACGATGTCACGGCTCCAACGCGTGCTCGAGCCGGAGCGCGGTTCGAACGAGCCGTATTTCCTGCGCTCCGTCGGCGACCTCGTCACGTTGCACGGCGACGTCGCCACCGACGTCGACGAGTTCGAACGGCTGATCGGGGAGGCGCGGCGTGCCGACGACGCCGGCACGCCGGCTCGGGCCCTCGACCGCTACCGCGCCGCGCTCGACCTGTACCGCGGCGACTACGTGCACGGGTTCGACGTCGGCTGGGCCGTGTTGACCCGGACTCGGCTTCGCGCCCTCGCCGTCAACGCGATGTGCCGCGTCGGTGAACTCGTGGCGGCGCGCGGCGAGCCCGAAGAAGCCGCTCGATGGGCGCAACGAGCACTCGACGCCGACGAGCTGAGCGAGCGAGCGGCGATGCTCTTCGTCGCCGCGCTCGGCGCGAGCGGTGACCGTGCCGCAGCCGCCCGGTCGGTCGGGTTGATGACGCAACGCTTCGCCGACCACGGCATCGACATCGGTCGCGACGCACACCGCGTCTTCGATCGCTGGCGATGA
- a CDS encoding DUF455 family protein → MRQFLPVEDLARDERFVQTNMAARLADKRSAIPVADKGDAPARKSSKSRGSNNRLTPDRHDASDAARGLMHGIMVGEIQALEGAGRTAHDFEAGDGSGDTIPFELKLDMARQAWDEARHVEISAKLSDWMGTELGEFQENTVLFEAACSNDPVLRLAGVNRALEGLAIDVFTQMKEFGQLADDPFLEFCEDWMLADEVTHVKMGSDWLRKVTENDPDRRTKALEFQQVVDKLFSFGGARSDSDESSFQLARRFRELAGFTDDEVATIAEMDLMALEERKAAVRAMQETASLDSTPA, encoded by the coding sequence ATGCGTCAGTTCTTGCCAGTCGAAGACCTCGCTCGCGACGAGCGCTTCGTGCAGACCAACATGGCGGCGCGTCTCGCCGACAAGCGATCGGCGATCCCGGTCGCCGACAAGGGCGACGCGCCGGCCCGCAAGTCGTCGAAGAGCCGCGGTTCGAACAACCGCCTCACGCCCGATCGCCATGACGCGTCCGACGCAGCACGAGGCCTGATGCACGGCATCATGGTCGGCGAGATCCAAGCGCTCGAAGGGGCAGGGCGGACCGCTCACGACTTCGAAGCCGGCGATGGCTCGGGCGACACGATCCCCTTCGAGCTCAAGCTCGACATGGCCCGCCAGGCCTGGGACGAAGCCCGCCACGTCGAGATCAGCGCAAAGCTGAGCGACTGGATGGGCACCGAACTCGGCGAGTTCCAAGAGAACACCGTGCTCTTCGAAGCGGCCTGCTCCAACGATCCGGTGTTGCGACTCGCCGGAGTCAACCGGGCGCTCGAAGGTCTCGCCATCGACGTCTTCACGCAGATGAAGGAGTTCGGCCAACTCGCCGACGACCCGTTCCTCGAGTTCTGCGAAGACTGGATGCTCGCCGACGAGGTGACCCACGTGAAGATGGGCTCCGACTGGTTGCGCAAGGTCACCGAGAACGACCCCGACCGGCGCACCAAGGCGCTCGAGTTCCAGCAGGTGGTCGACAAGCTGTTCAGCTTCGGCGGCGCCCGCAGCGACAGCGACGAATCGTCGTTCCAACTCGCTCGCCGTTTCCGCGAACTCGCCGGATTCACCGACGACGAGGTGGCGACCATCGCCGAGATGGATCTCATGGCACTCGAAGAACGCAAGGCCGCGGTGCGCGCGATGCAGGAGACCGCGAGCCTCGACAGCACGCCGGCGTGA
- a CDS encoding VOC family protein, producing MEQQPKLVGLELIVRRIDSVIDVFTESFGWEVAYDGPARDARGRAVVFDAGDVAITLLQPDEDGDDILADRTPRLSQLVVGGADPNGIVDRLTELGIPTHGAEPGRRFVPPEAVEGLLGFETALMIQEVVDDPSSPAVVE from the coding sequence GTGGAACAACAACCGAAGCTAGTTGGCCTCGAACTCATCGTGCGACGAATTGATTCCGTCATCGACGTGTTCACCGAGTCGTTCGGCTGGGAGGTTGCCTATGACGGGCCTGCTCGTGACGCTCGCGGCCGAGCGGTCGTTTTCGACGCAGGCGACGTCGCGATCACGCTGCTGCAACCCGACGAAGACGGCGACGACATTCTCGCCGACCGAACGCCTCGGCTGAGCCAGCTGGTCGTTGGTGGGGCGGATCCGAACGGCATCGTCGATCGGCTCACCGAGCTGGGCATCCCCACCCACGGCGCCGAACCCGGACGGCGGTTCGTGCCGCCGGAAGCGGTCGAAGGCCTCCTCGGTTTCGAGACCGCACTGATGATCCAGGAGGTCGTTGACGACCCCAGCAGCCCGGCGGTCGTGGAGTGA